The genomic interval gcatcgcccggggactgcGTGACACCctacccctcctgcagccccctttccctgcccagcccagccccattgtgctccctgcagccctgccccactgtgctccctgcatccccccagccctgccccactgtgctccctgcatccccccagtcctgccccactgtgctccctgcatccccccagtcctgcccactgtgctccctgcatccctccagccctgccccactgcgctccctgcatccccccagccctgctccactgtgctccctgcatcccccagcccagccccactgtgctccctgcatccctccagctctgccccactgtgctccctgcatccccgcagccctgccccactgcgcTCCCTGCATCCCTGCTCCACTgtgctccctgcatccccccagccctaccccactgtgctccctgcatcccccagccctgccccagccctgccccactgtgctccctgcatccctccagctctgccccactgtgctccctgcatccccccagccctgccccactgtgctCCTTGCATccccgcagccctgccccactgcgcTCCCTGCATCCCCTGAGCGCAGCCatcccacctccccccagccacatggtgtgtgtggagtggggagcccccctccctcccgagcTGCCGCTAGagtccctgtcccccacccccgcaggagCCGGGCAGGGGAGCGGCCCAGGGGTTCCCGTTCATCCGGGCAGCGAGGAGGGGCGGCGCGGCGCAGCTTGCGCGCTGCTGATGAAATCCCCTCGCCCGCGGCTGTAGGACGCCCGGCGCAGCGCAATATTCAGCAGGGCGAAGCGCTCCATGGCAGAGCCGCGCTGAGCCGCTCGAGCCCAGCGCCATCGCCGATCGCAGGTGAGAGGCGGCCCGGGGGAGGCACGGCCCgcagcagggacccccccccgtcccctgggagctgcccggcttgtgcaccccccccccgccaggctcgGTTCTTTGCATCCTTCCTGCGTTTCAAGGACACGGAGCCggcgggggcagctggggggggggggagatctggGGCGCTGGGCTCGGaaccgggctggggggggggtgtcggtccgcgcaccccccccccccagagcggcACCAGGCGGGGGCGCGCCCGGGAGGAGCCGCTCcctgcgccggggggggggggggacagctgtGCCCGGGCTGCCCTggcacgggggggctggggggcaccgCGGGCAGCGGCCGGGCTCCGGAGCCATCTTGCGGGTCTGTCTCCATGCAGAGCCGCCGCCATGGACGCGTTCATGAAGGGCTTGTCCAAGGCCAAGGAGGGGGTGGTCGCCGCGGCGGAGAAGACCAAGCAGGGGGTGGCGGAGGCTGCGGAGAAGACCAAGGAGGGGGTGCTGTACGTGGGTAAGGCTGCGGGGGGCTTGGCAGAGCCGGGGCCGGGCACCCCGGGCTGTGGGTGCGCAGAGGGGCTCCGGGTGGCAGCCGCCTGGGGCGATAgacgggcgggggggaggctctgggggcCCGGTGCCTGCGTCCAGCCCTGGGGGTCCCGGGGGTCCCCGCCCTGCCAGCGGCTGGGAGCAGCAGGCCAGGCGCCGGAGCTGGCGGGGGAGGTTCAGCCCTTGGCAAAGGGCAGCTggagggtgaccagagagcaagggtgaaaaatcagggggggggggtaattggcacctatataagactaAGCTCCaagtatcgggactgtccctataaaaccgggacatctggtcaccctggccaGGGGGGTCCCAGGCCCTGGCACGTGACCCACAGCTGCCCTCATCTCCCAGGGCGGTCCatggacctgccacccccagtGCAATGCCAGACCGGCCCAGGCCATGCGCCAGGTCagtgcctggagctccccagctgatgggggcagctgccccctgccctgctctctgcagccGCCAGGTGCCCTTGGTGGCCCCAGGTCTGGCCCCCGGGGGGCACTGgcgggggggccttgccggcgcccgggctgggtgcaggagatgCGCTCTGTCCTGGCTGCCTGGTGCCTGCGccgcacccccacacacacacacacacaaagctcagGGCACTCAGACTGGCACAGAGCCAAGAGTCCCCTGTGCCCAGGCCCCCGCAGAGCCCGGCCCCGCCTGCCGGGAAGCAGCAGCACCCGCATGTACTAAGGATCTGTCCATGAAGGAGTGTCTGGGGGCTGCTGCCCCTTGCCTGCCCACGGGCCTGGGCCCTTAGCTGTGGATTGTACGGACCAGGCTGTACTCCCGGTCGCCCGGTCAGTCGTGTTTGGTGGTGAGGTCACTCAGCCGTGGGGTGACGAGGGCCAGGAAAGCTCCTTGGGGGATGAACGGCAGAGGGGCAGGTGGCTCCCACCCTGCCTGACATCCTCCAGCGGTTAGTGACCGACCCGGCAGGGGACACTGGGGCGCGGGgcagcagtgctgggggcagctccagtcctggcccagcccagagggAGGCGCTGCTGTGAAGTGCTCCAGCCGGGGTGAGCCGGGGCGGGAATGCACAGCAGGGCGATGCTCTGATGTGGGGCCGGCAGCCGAAGCCTCCAGGGCTGGAGAGTGTGAAGTCCCTGGCGGGGCTGCTCTGCAGACACTCCTggacccagcccccctccccgccacaggCGCGGCCTGCTccggcactgcccccccacccacctggGGAGGGCTCAGACCTTGGGAGCTCAGTCTAATTCCCAACCCCTGCCTGGGCTCTGCTCACGGGGATTCACGCCCGGGCCGTCAAGGGGGCTGGGGGCTCACTTGTGGGAGCCTGCCCCACCACAGCTTGGCACCTCCGCCCCTCAAGCTGGGCAGAGCCCCTGCATGTGGGTGACATGGGGCCCAGAGGCCAGTTTGGGGAGGGATTTGATTTAGTCCTGACgagctggaggggagaggaacaaacagctgccccagagcccacTCCAGGGAGACAGAGATCCCTCCGCCCACGTCTCCCAGAGGGAGTGTCCCTAAGGCGTggggcaggagagctggctggatgagctgctcccagcaggggggGGCCATAGGGAACAGGGGAGGGAGCCGGGGGGAGCGCTGGCTGGgctaggagctggggggagcgcTGAGTGTTGGGGGAGCGCTGCCTGTGCTGTGGGAGGGAGCTGGCGCAGGGCTGgcgtagcaggggctgcgggtcgggactgaggggcaccggcagggctgggggagcagaaaGGAAGGGAGATGTTACCCtgtggcctctcccacctccaagGGTCCTGGCTGTTCCGGGCAGAGCCCCCGGGCCCCAGAGCTGAGCGCCTCCGTCCCAGCTGAAGCAGACCCTAGCAGGATCCCAGCCGCAGCTCGGGGCCGTGCAGCAAATGGGGGCACACGGGGCAGCCATTGCGGGCaatccctgcttcccgcgaacccCACACGCCCAGCCAGGGGGCCCCCAACCCCAGCTCGAGGAATCCACCAGCGAAGCAGGGGTGGCACCAGGCCCATGTGACCTGCGTGGCCGATCTCGGCAGCTTGGGTCTCCTTTCCAGGGCACTCCTGGAGGAGGAttcaggagtggggggaggcgcagttcccctgaggctggccccagccagggggcGATGTGGGGTGAGCACTGGGAACCCCacaccctccatccctgcaccaCGGCCCCAGGCCACTCCCCTTGGGAACTGCAGgggtccctctcttcccccatgaGGTGGGGGGGGTCCCCCAATAGGCACCCCAGCCGCTGAGGAGTATCTGCTTGGGCCCTTCTGTCCCCTTGGGGCTGGGTTGGCAGAGTCCCCCAGAGTCATGGGCCTTGGAATTGCCCTGCCCAGGGCAGTTCCCCTTTCACAGCTATGGTCTCAGGCTCTTGGCAAACTCAGGCATTTAGCGGTTGTGTCTCTTACCCCAGCGTTTGTTGTCTCTGGCTCGAGGATCCTGCTGGATGTTGGCACTGAGGGTCTGGTCCCTCTGCCCAGGGGTCTCTGACCTGGAGATGCTAACGAGCCCTGGGGGTGCTGTGATGTGCTAATGCTTTGCTCTTCACGCTGACGTTTCTGCTACGCCGTGTGACCTGGAAAGCCAGGGCTTGCCCTGATCGATCATGACCTGCCCCGGGAATCCGTTACTAACTCCTGGCAGGTGAGCTGGGCTTCCCAGCGGGTGAGGACGGTGCCCCTCGATGCCCGCGGGATTCAGTCACGTGTCAGGGCAGCCCGAGTCCGCGTGCGGGTGTCAGACGTTGTAAGTGACTCTCCGCTGCGCTAGACCTGCTCCCGCCCAGCCTCGGGCCCAGGGCAGAGGGGACCCTGTGTTCCCTCACGTCCTCTTCCCGCAGATGCCACAtttggctgcctcctgctggagggcagcctctgccctggcccctccATGTGCTGCTGGGGCTGTCCTCGTGCTGGGCGCGAGCAGAATCCCACCGCAGCCACCAGCTGGCATCCCTGAAGCGTCTGTGCTGGGTGGAGTCGGGGCTCCTCAGGCTCAGGAGGGCGGCGCTCCCTGTGGGTCTTGTTCAAGCTTCTCCCGTTCCCCTGCCGCTTCAGCTTCACCACAGCGGGTGCCCAGGAAGCCCGTCTGCTCCGAGCTGCTCCATACGGGGCCTGCCTCACGCCATGGCTGGATGCTCCCAGGGTTGTTTCCTGGAGCTCCGGCTGAGCATCACAGCCTGGTCTCTGTGCTCTGCCCGCCTGGGCTGATCTCTGCTCCGAaactgcccccagcccaggggccgcTGTCCTGCGGTGTGCTTTGGGCTCCGCCAGCGCTGGCTTTGCAATGCGCCCGcctgcccccatcccagagcAGCACCACTGTGCTCCCAcggcgctcccccctccccacggcgctcccccctccccacggcGCTCCCCCTTCCTacagctccccctcccagccactcagGCTGCTGGCCACTGCCCCAATCTGGGGGTTCCCAGGCTCTTAGAGTGCAGATGGGTCGAGCACCCACCTGAGCTGCCccccagggcctggctgcctAGCCCCTAGCTCAGAGCTGGCCCTTCAGGCTGCCCCATAGCTTGAACGCACCTTGTCCCagaagccccccgccccccccggttCGCTCTGCCGGggcccagggagcaggtggggacACCTAGCCTGCACAGCGTCGCACACTCACTACACGGGGACACGGCTCCCCCCGAAAACAGGCTCTAACGGCCCCTCTCAGACGGCCCCCGCGGAGTCCCTGGGGGCCCCAGCAGACGTCCACAGGCTGGGTAGCTTCTCCCTCATCACTCAGCCGGTCAGTGCCCTTCCCCCACGCATCTGTCCTGCCCCCCGCAATAGCCGTCCACTGCTCCAGAactgcccccccggcccccaaccCAGAGCGGGAAGGGCTCCCTGGATCCCCGCTCTTGACACTCCCCTGCTAGCTGCTGGGGCCACCCCTACAGAGGGGCAGGCCTGATACAGCAATTCTCCTAGTCATCGTCCCCCCGGCCTGGCctgtgcagggagctgggtgAGCAGCAGCCAGAGGCCAgggccccccctgcaccccaacggCTCCTCCTTGCAGCAGCCTccaccccagagcagggggcggCGAGTCCTGGCCAGACCCCGGCTGCCTCCCTGGCGGTCAGCTCCACGGCTGCTTTATTCTCCGCAGCCCCGCTCAGCGCATGCCCCCTGCTGCTGAGTGCAGAGACCACGTGTGCAGGGCACGCCCGGGACAGCCAGGAACCCCCCAACCTGCCCATGGGGTATCGCCAGGGAGATGCCAGCCTCTGGGGTGAGAGggggtgtgtgtcgggggggcaGTACGAGGAGGTGCTGACGTGAGCCGGCCTGGCGCGCTCTGCGTGGGTCAGCgagggagctgggccaggctgccgtGCCCGTGGGTTCGGGTCGCAGGGCATCAGCAGAGCCGTGTGGTGCGGCTGCAGCCAGGGCATGGCCCCACACGCCTGTATGGACTCCACGGCCCCGCCTGGCATCAGTCCCTCTAACCCcccctctctcgctctctctagGAAGCAAAACCCAAGGCGTGGTGCAAGGCGTCACCTCAGGTACCAGCTGCTCTATTCCCCCGGCCCAGTGCCACGCATGGGTGGCTGCACTAACGAGCTCAGGCTAATCGGGGGCTGTGATGTCACCAGCCTAAAGCCCGTTATGTAACAGGGGCTAGAACACGGGCTTCGGAGCTGCTGGGCCAGGACTTGAAACCCAGCCGCCCCGTGGCCCCACGCCTGATGGGGGAGGGCTGAGTCTGCCCCACAGGGCacatgcagggtggggggaggtgccaggccccccgagcGCTAGCCCCAGCCGGGCCCTGCCTGGCAGccgaggccccccccccccccccgggctgtaACGCGGCTCCGCCTGCCTCTTCCAGTGGCTGAGAAGACCAAGGAGCAAGCGTCCCAGCTAGGGGGGGCCGTCATCTCAGGGGCTGGGAACATCGCGGCCGCCACCGGCCTGGTCAAGAAGGAGGAGTTCCCCACTGACCTGAAGGTGAGTGTCCCCTACAGCGAGCCGGGGGGTGCAGCCTCTCCAGGGGGACAAAGGGCGTCCCGCACCCACGTCCACAGGGTGGCTGTCAGGCCCTGCCCGGTgcgcctgcctcagtttcccctgtcttCTGCCCATGAAAGGAACATCATCTCAGGGTCTGAtatatcccccacccctgggcaccACGGCGGTAATACCCCGAAAGCCGGCTTCCcatccccctctgcctccccgcccctgctcagGGGA from Malaclemys terrapin pileata isolate rMalTer1 chromosome 8, rMalTer1.hap1, whole genome shotgun sequence carries:
- the SNCB gene encoding beta-synuclein; this translates as MDAFMKGLSKAKEGVVAAAEKTKQGVAEAAEKTKEGVLYVGSKTQGVVQGVTSVAEKTKEQASQLGGAVISGAGNIAAATGLVKKEEFPTDLKPEEVGQEAVEEPLTEPLLEPEGENYDEPPQDYQEYEPEA